In Nonomuraea sp. NBC_00507, the following are encoded in one genomic region:
- a CDS encoding outer membrane protein assembly factor BamB family protein, producing the protein MPVEEPRVAGPTPVPTGMRSELWRQPLDGRHETLLLDDMVVLAQGMDIGARDAFTGRTLWTFDVSSLADYEPSEQPSGNGIDLARTGDVVVAGAYGRRTDGTRPHVSLLGLDSRTGALLWSLASGIHLPYFSHLATGGGQVLIHIPALGVVRALDATRGTRRWDARLPPGCRLEDDGAADNRVLALLMACGDRSRLHILAVSTGRLLWERMVSPLGPAGVEVQHGVIGVESANALSVYDIDGRQLYDRVAEGICDCGFAVTADDVLISRVDDAVFWRVSEMIDRRSGRVRQVSGGPDESFQVLAAGERLYLKREFIHGLRGTLIETVDPVTGIVTPVVALPYTSVVIGVNQRLILADEYELEGSGLTAYRIAAPPLAEPGIVARGGVDRSRWPDACALIPRQTLRSEFPDTRYTLIPRPAPPELALSTPVGCDLVPTASRGDASTISVSVLWVGLTSEEAGGLIAIETSGCFGRRVRSPAPADDMSTCPDLVDAVLIRVGNAVVRMDGAGDSDRAVRLARSAARTLRSMP; encoded by the coding sequence GTGCCCGTCGAGGAGCCCAGGGTCGCCGGGCCGACGCCCGTCCCGACGGGGATGCGCTCAGAACTGTGGCGACAGCCCCTCGACGGCCGACACGAGACCCTGCTCCTGGACGACATGGTGGTCCTTGCCCAGGGTATGGATATCGGCGCCAGGGACGCGTTCACCGGCAGGACGTTGTGGACGTTCGACGTCTCTTCCCTCGCCGACTACGAGCCGTCGGAGCAACCCTCCGGGAACGGGATCGACCTGGCCAGGACCGGTGACGTGGTGGTGGCGGGCGCATACGGCAGGAGGACGGACGGCACCAGGCCGCACGTCTCCCTGCTGGGCTTGGACAGCCGCACCGGCGCTCTTCTGTGGAGCCTGGCCTCGGGCATTCACCTACCGTACTTCTCCCACCTCGCCACCGGCGGCGGGCAGGTGCTGATCCATATCCCCGCGCTGGGCGTGGTAAGAGCCTTGGACGCGACGAGGGGGACACGTCGTTGGGATGCCCGCCTGCCCCCTGGGTGTCGCCTGGAGGATGACGGGGCCGCAGATAACCGGGTGCTGGCCCTGTTGATGGCCTGCGGTGATCGGTCTCGGCTGCACATCCTCGCGGTCTCCACCGGACGATTGCTGTGGGAGCGGATGGTCTCTCCCCTGGGACCGGCGGGCGTCGAGGTCCAGCATGGAGTGATCGGCGTGGAGAGCGCCAACGCGTTGAGCGTGTACGACATCGACGGGCGGCAGCTTTACGACCGCGTCGCGGAGGGGATCTGCGACTGTGGCTTCGCGGTCACGGCCGACGACGTGCTCATCTCCCGCGTCGACGACGCGGTGTTCTGGCGCGTGAGCGAGATGATCGATAGGAGGTCGGGGCGGGTTAGGCAGGTAAGCGGTGGTCCGGATGAAAGCTTCCAGGTCCTCGCCGCCGGAGAACGACTCTATCTGAAGAGGGAATTCATCCACGGGCTCCGCGGCACCCTCATCGAGACCGTGGATCCGGTGACCGGGATCGTGACACCTGTGGTCGCGCTGCCATACACATCCGTGGTGATAGGCGTGAACCAGCGGTTAATCCTGGCCGACGAGTATGAACTCGAGGGCTCCGGGCTCACCGCGTATCGAATTGCCGCCCCGCCTCTGGCCGAACCCGGCATAGTGGCCAGAGGGGGCGTGGACCGGAGCCGGTGGCCGGACGCGTGCGCCCTGATTCCCCGGCAGACGTTGAGAAGTGAGTTCCCGGACACGCGCTACACCCTGATCCCTCGGCCCGCCCCGCCGGAGCTGGCGTTGTCCACTCCTGTCGGCTGTGACCTTGTCCCCACCGCCAGCAGAGGGGACGCCTCCACAATTTCCGTCAGCGTGTTGTGGGTGGGGCTGACGTCAGAGGAGGCAGGCGGTCTCATCGCGATCGAGACTTCTGGCTGCTTTGGCCGGCGGGTGCGTAGCCCCGCCCCGGCCGATGACATGTCCACCTGCCCTGATCTCGTGGACGCGGTGCTGATCCGCGTCGGAAACGCCGTTGTACGCATGGACGGCGCTGGCGATTCCGATCGTGCCGTACGGCTGGCCCGCTCTGCGGCCCGAACCCTCAGGAGCATGCCGTGA
- a CDS encoding tyrosine-type recombinase/integrase: MRVEELLELTHHAITEYRLPSTGELVPLLQIAPSKSDAERLLLISPELADVLSAVVMRVRGATGVIPLVTAYDRHERTWSSPMPLLFQRRTGSEIRGIAPAAVKALLNKTLAATGLTDDSGLPLRFTPHDFRRIFITDAIMNGLPPHIAQVIAGHESIETTMRYKAAYPEEAIEAYRAFIARRRSARPSAEYRTPTEEEWDEFLAHFEKRKLSIGICGRAFSTPCVHEHACVRCSLLRPDPAQRPRLQEIRDNLLARIAEAEREGWLGEIEGLRVSLAGAEDKLAQLDERARLATTIHLGMPVFPNAAGRTAILPTGHPGGTS; encoded by the coding sequence GTGCGGGTGGAGGAACTGCTGGAGCTGACCCATCACGCCATCACCGAGTACAGGCTGCCCTCAACCGGCGAACTCGTCCCGCTGCTACAGATCGCGCCGTCGAAGTCCGACGCGGAACGCCTGCTGCTGATCAGTCCCGAACTCGCTGACGTGCTCAGCGCGGTGGTCATGCGCGTTCGCGGTGCAACTGGCGTGATCCCGCTGGTCACCGCCTACGACCGGCACGAGCGCACCTGGTCATCCCCCATGCCGCTGCTTTTCCAGCGACGGACGGGCAGCGAGATCAGAGGCATCGCCCCCGCAGCGGTCAAAGCGCTGCTGAACAAGACCCTGGCCGCCACCGGGCTGACCGACGACTCCGGTCTGCCCCTGCGCTTCACCCCTCACGACTTTCGCCGAATCTTCATCACCGACGCCATCATGAACGGCCTCCCACCGCATATCGCCCAGGTCATCGCGGGCCACGAGAGCATCGAGACCACGATGCGTTACAAGGCCGCCTACCCCGAGGAAGCAATCGAGGCCTACCGCGCGTTCATCGCCCGGCGCCGCTCGGCACGCCCCAGTGCCGAGTACCGCACCCCCACCGAGGAGGAATGGGACGAGTTCCTCGCCCACTTCGAGAAGCGCAAGCTGTCCATCGGCATCTGCGGCCGTGCCTTTTCGACCCCATGTGTTCACGAGCACGCTTGTGTCCGTTGCTCACTTCTCCGGCCGGATCCAGCCCAGCGCCCCCGCCTGCAAGAGATCCGCGACAACCTCCTCGCCCGCATCGCCGAGGCCGAACGCGAAGGATGGCTCGGAGAGATCGAAGGACTTCGCGTCAGCCTCGCCGGCGCCGAAGACAAGCTCGCCCAGCTCGACGAGCGGGCCCGCCTCGCGACCACGATCCACCTCGGCATGCCCGTTTTCCCCAACGCCGCTGGCCGCACCGCTATCCTCCCCACCGGCCATCCAGGAGGCACATCATGA
- a CDS encoding AlbA family DNA-binding domain-containing protein, producing MTPIYLSAQHSRWTPKTETDLQDAIDGGLLEESHYVDLKEVPSSKNGNKESARDMASFAIDSGTLIIGIAEDKTNRAFTLAPQPLSGLAEKMEQIARSLCDPALTILTSEIPSDADATQGYLVIHIPASPVAPHMVDGKYYGRGDKTKHVLSDADVVGLHEHRRSTDRDTLALLQEEIDNDPITGEYRRQAHLFLLAHPLAGPSDMLVDLASGNNWNQNLAIFINQAFTIELNTLLEGTDVSPSLQEAGNGFRRGAGAARASSNLGHGRIFTPNNEIFPEDAIELQVHEDGGLRLFTSRFSSATRDGSEEQLILPAAAVNHTHRFLALIKIASEHAGYFGNWALAIGATGLRGLRVHSNANPNFGFGPQARYDKDTYTRTTSVSWAELNNAPAATTQRLVGPLLRALEIERAYKHLLADS from the coding sequence ATGACGCCGATCTATCTGTCCGCCCAGCACTCCCGCTGGACCCCCAAGACTGAAACCGACCTCCAGGACGCCATCGACGGCGGCCTGCTGGAGGAATCGCACTACGTCGACCTGAAGGAAGTCCCCAGCAGCAAGAACGGCAACAAGGAATCCGCCCGGGACATGGCCTCGTTCGCCATCGACTCCGGCACCCTGATCATCGGAATCGCCGAGGACAAGACCAACCGAGCTTTCACCCTCGCTCCCCAGCCGCTGAGCGGGCTGGCCGAGAAGATGGAGCAGATCGCTCGCTCCCTCTGCGACCCCGCGCTGACCATCCTCACTTCAGAGATTCCCAGCGACGCCGACGCCACCCAGGGCTACCTGGTCATTCACATCCCGGCGAGCCCGGTCGCCCCGCACATGGTCGACGGGAAGTACTACGGCCGCGGCGACAAGACCAAGCACGTCCTGTCCGACGCCGACGTGGTCGGGCTGCACGAACACCGCCGCTCTACCGACCGCGACACGCTGGCCCTACTTCAAGAAGAGATCGACAACGATCCGATCACTGGCGAGTACCGCCGCCAGGCCCACCTATTCCTGCTGGCGCACCCTCTTGCCGGGCCCTCGGACATGCTCGTCGATCTGGCCAGCGGGAACAACTGGAACCAGAACCTCGCGATCTTCATCAACCAGGCGTTCACCATCGAACTCAATACCCTCCTAGAGGGCACTGATGTCAGCCCATCCTTGCAGGAAGCCGGCAACGGCTTCCGTCGCGGCGCCGGCGCCGCACGCGCCAGCAGCAACCTCGGCCACGGCCGTATCTTCACCCCTAACAACGAGATCTTCCCCGAAGACGCCATCGAACTGCAGGTCCACGAAGACGGTGGACTGCGCCTGTTCACCAGTCGCTTCTCCAGCGCAACCCGAGATGGCTCGGAGGAACAGTTGATTCTGCCGGCAGCGGCCGTCAACCACACCCACCGGTTCCTTGCCCTGATCAAGATCGCGTCCGAACACGCTGGCTACTTCGGCAACTGGGCCCTCGCCATCGGCGCCACCGGCCTACGCGGCCTGCGTGTTCACAGCAATGCCAACCCCAACTTCGGTTTCGGTCCTCAAGCACGCTACGACAAGGACACCTACACCCGAACTACCAGCGTGAGCTGGGCAGAGCTCAACAACGCCCCGGCGGCCACCACCCAACGCCTGGTGGGACCGCTTCTGCGCGCCCTGGAGATCGAACGCGCCTACAAGCATCTGCTGGCTGACTCCTAG
- a CDS encoding pentapeptide repeat-containing protein yields the protein MKPLSIIVTMVAGVLVVVIGWMLGPGAAWWLEHVDGVTGLQGEKLAAAVDMVRGRALAVATGLAALLAVYYTARNADTARRTFQLGERGHDTDRYGKAAEQLGHDKAPVRLAGLYALEQLAQNNPSLRQRIVDLISAYLRMPYSPPRDDDQNDAWSAVPRAALGGRRDETGGRDPHEERQVRLTAQRVLSAHLRRPPSEKRRRWQPDPPLPNDFWPGIRIDLSGALLIDLDLRECQIHAARFNHVVFAGDTHFDQAIFAGDADFSGAAFAGEAGFRSTTFTDDAEFDGSTFVGDADFSGAKFTDTVGFHGVTFTRTADFGGASFASGVWFNRAVFTGDAKFGGASCDEEKIDCDGATFAGSAWFGGLIRDTEVSLQDAVVTPEAMRCVNAWPLGWGVEPHQQGGGMLRRQAVSEERQQHELRVQQWAQNIRVKRRMFSRFR from the coding sequence ATGAAGCCTCTTTCGATCATAGTCACCATGGTCGCCGGGGTACTCGTCGTTGTGATCGGCTGGATGCTCGGACCCGGCGCCGCTTGGTGGCTGGAGCACGTCGACGGCGTGACGGGCCTGCAGGGAGAAAAACTCGCAGCCGCCGTCGATATGGTCCGCGGTCGCGCTCTGGCAGTCGCCACCGGCTTGGCCGCGCTGCTCGCGGTCTACTACACCGCTCGCAACGCCGACACCGCCCGGCGCACCTTCCAGCTCGGCGAACGCGGCCACGACACCGACCGCTACGGCAAGGCCGCTGAGCAGCTCGGCCACGACAAGGCGCCGGTCCGGCTGGCTGGCCTCTACGCGCTGGAGCAGCTGGCCCAGAACAACCCTTCACTGCGGCAACGAATCGTGGACCTGATCAGCGCTTACCTCCGCATGCCCTACAGTCCGCCGAGAGATGATGATCAAAACGATGCGTGGTCTGCTGTTCCCCGCGCGGCACTCGGCGGCAGGAGAGATGAGACCGGCGGCCGGGATCCACACGAGGAGCGGCAGGTCCGATTGACCGCCCAACGTGTTCTATCCGCGCACCTGCGTCGGCCCCCTTCGGAGAAGCGACGCCGGTGGCAACCCGACCCGCCGCTCCCTAACGATTTCTGGCCTGGCATCAGAATCGACCTGAGCGGTGCTCTACTCATCGATCTTGACTTACGAGAGTGCCAGATACACGCCGCTCGCTTCAACCATGTCGTCTTCGCCGGCGACACGCACTTCGACCAGGCCATCTTCGCGGGTGACGCCGACTTCAGCGGAGCGGCTTTCGCTGGCGAGGCCGGGTTTCGCAGCACCACCTTTACCGACGACGCCGAGTTCGACGGGTCCACCTTTGTCGGCGACGCTGACTTCAGCGGGGCAAAGTTCACTGACACTGTCGGATTTCATGGGGTCACCTTCACCCGCACGGCGGACTTCGGCGGGGCCTCCTTCGCCAGCGGCGTCTGGTTCAACCGAGCCGTATTCACCGGCGACGCCAAGTTCGGCGGTGCCTCTTGCGATGAGGAAAAGATCGATTGTGACGGCGCTACCTTCGCGGGCAGTGCCTGGTTTGGCGGGCTCATTCGTGACACCGAGGTCTCGTTGCAGGACGCGGTGGTCACACCTGAAGCGATGCGCTGCGTGAACGCGTGGCCTCTTGGTTGGGGAGTGGAACCACACCAGCAAGGGGGCGGAATGTTGCGGCGCCAAGCGGTGAGTGAGGAGCGGCAGCAACATGAACTGCGCGTCCAGCAGTGGGCTCAGAACATTCGTGTTAAACGACGCATGTTCTCACGCTTCCGCTGA
- a CDS encoding transposase encodes MSDAEWQVIKPLMPWPAWLYGNGGRPEKYCRRRIMDAIRYVVDFSELPRISGSVRTCVV; translated from the coding sequence ATGAGTGACGCGGAATGGCAGGTCATCAAGCCGTTGATGCCCTGGCCGGCCTGGTTATACGGCAACGGGGGACGACCCGAGAAGTACTGCCGTCGCCGGATCATGGATGCCATCCGGTACGTGGTCGACTTCTCTGAACTACCGAGGATCAGCGGAAGCGTGAGAACATGCGTCGTTTAA
- a CDS encoding DUF4192 family protein, with amino-acid sequence MHASPDAYAGVFLRGRCHDAGSGRDAVKAATRAARDRMAKSSNTTDWFAEGLHRIRECFDHVQAGRVIPVDELAWLGVLLTSVLIRDIAFTFCRAYGDDVARRLWTEVACRVEPEFVPAPAANLAFLAARSDDLALARAAAERALTIDPEYSFANLIMHGLNMGVPPARLRDIDLDDLAAQITERAMEHPAETRPVLPPAPDPS; translated from the coding sequence ATGCATGCTTCCCCTGACGCCTACGCTGGCGTGTTCCTGCGCGGCCGGTGCCACGACGCCGGTTCCGGGAGAGACGCGGTCAAAGCCGCGACCAGAGCCGCGCGCGACCGTATGGCAAAGTCGAGCAACACCACGGACTGGTTTGCGGAAGGACTCCATCGGATCAGAGAGTGCTTCGATCACGTCCAGGCCGGACGCGTCATCCCTGTGGATGAGCTCGCTTGGCTGGGAGTGCTGTTGACGAGCGTACTGATCCGCGACATCGCCTTCACCTTCTGCCGCGCGTATGGCGACGACGTCGCCCGGCGGCTCTGGACCGAGGTGGCTTGCAGGGTGGAGCCAGAGTTCGTCCCCGCCCCCGCCGCCAACCTCGCGTTCCTGGCAGCGCGATCAGATGACCTTGCGCTGGCCCGTGCCGCAGCGGAGCGGGCACTCACGATTGACCCGGAGTACTCGTTCGCCAACCTGATCATGCACGGGCTGAACATGGGCGTGCCGCCCGCACGGCTGCGCGACATAGATCTTGACGACCTAGCCGCCCAGATCACCGAACGGGCGATGGAGCATCCGGCAGAAACGCGCCCGGTGCTTCCTCCTGCTCCCGACCCAAGCTGA
- a CDS encoding DUF932 domain-containing protein, with the protein MTIDVNQQLYNERRAAIESGQWIRRDDGTYVAYDKAEVMGRDGLDMTTGQAALYTSTPAWHGLGNVIPGGITDIDEVLRLGGIDFEVEKRAVRYSVMADTESMPALRIDPDHFVTIRSDTGAPLGVVGRKYEVIPNRSVFTFLEELVGEHGVVWESAGALRGGRKVFVTMRIPDNVIVDQGGLNDEIALFIAAINSHDGTSKAETVVTPWRIVCANTERFALRDSASRWGIRHTAGALDRIMEARRTLGLTVKYAESFAAEETALARTSLALDEFHKVIADLWPVEQEATVRTVNKAERRRDTLTAMFEGESQRVGRTAYAAERTITDYLDHVAPRRPGKTMTEEIARATALLEGTDDGMKTRAHKRLMLLVRR; encoded by the coding sequence ATGACCATCGACGTCAATCAGCAGCTCTACAACGAGCGTCGCGCTGCAATCGAGTCCGGCCAGTGGATCCGCCGTGACGATGGCACCTATGTTGCCTACGACAAGGCCGAAGTAATGGGCCGCGACGGGCTCGACATGACTACCGGTCAGGCCGCTCTCTACACCTCGACCCCGGCCTGGCATGGGCTGGGCAACGTCATCCCCGGCGGTATCACCGACATCGACGAGGTTCTCCGTCTCGGCGGGATCGACTTCGAGGTCGAGAAGCGAGCCGTCCGCTACAGCGTCATGGCTGACACCGAGTCGATGCCGGCGCTGCGCATCGACCCTGACCACTTCGTCACCATCCGTAGCGATACGGGCGCGCCGCTCGGCGTCGTCGGTCGAAAGTACGAGGTCATCCCAAACCGCAGCGTCTTCACCTTCCTTGAGGAGCTGGTGGGCGAGCACGGCGTGGTGTGGGAGTCGGCCGGGGCGCTGCGCGGCGGGCGCAAGGTCTTCGTCACGATGCGCATCCCCGACAACGTGATCGTGGACCAAGGCGGCCTGAATGACGAGATCGCGCTGTTCATCGCCGCGATCAACTCGCATGATGGCACGAGCAAGGCGGAAACCGTCGTCACGCCCTGGCGGATCGTATGCGCGAATACTGAGCGGTTCGCCCTTCGCGACTCGGCATCCCGCTGGGGCATCCGGCACACCGCCGGCGCACTCGACCGCATCATGGAGGCGCGTCGCACCCTGGGGCTGACCGTGAAGTACGCCGAGTCGTTCGCGGCCGAGGAAACCGCGCTCGCCCGTACGAGCCTGGCCCTGGACGAGTTCCACAAGGTGATCGCCGACCTGTGGCCGGTCGAGCAGGAGGCCACCGTCCGCACCGTCAACAAGGCGGAACGCCGCCGCGACACGCTCACCGCGATGTTTGAGGGTGAGTCACAGCGCGTCGGCCGCACCGCCTACGCCGCCGAGAGGACGATCACGGACTACCTCGACCACGTCGCGCCGCGCCGCCCTGGCAAGACCATGACCGAGGAGATCGCCCGCGCGACTGCCCTCCTGGAGGGCACCGACGACGGGATGAAGACGAGGGCGCACAAGCGGCTCATGCTGCTGGTTCGCCGTTGA
- a CDS encoding FAD-dependent monooxygenase, translating into MKTEQSIAIVGGSLTGPALALLLRQAGFEDVHVYEAMPEATPQAGGVIGLDHHSLGVLDTIGVPQEEIVPFPSERVVSIKVADGHEAGRVRTIYPGRNTSWTLAHQALADRLPTGTLHAGKRVVALDDNSGPIELQFADGDHVTADLVAFADGRRSTGRKLIDPSRALHYAGYVAWRGQTPWYPPGIRDFTRVEPAGTQFTMFPIMRPDGSIATDWTFYLDLPTEEFRDLIGAAPTARTFVLPHQITPEARRLVLNQAEHLLPPEDAHIVADSTTWMAAPIVDIDPPEKMVHRVGRAHAVLLGDALAPVRPHTARGANNGIEQAAGLVTALHQHRRYGADLAAALSGWEQRSLPGVEHWIRLGPKLGRALGLGMAQERQRA; encoded by the coding sequence ATGAAAACGGAGCAGTCCATCGCCATCGTCGGCGGCTCCCTCACCGGACCCGCCCTGGCCTTACTACTACGCCAGGCCGGGTTCGAGGACGTCCACGTCTACGAGGCCATGCCCGAGGCCACCCCACAAGCCGGGGGAGTGATCGGCCTTGACCATCACTCACTCGGCGTGCTGGACACGATCGGCGTTCCCCAGGAGGAGATCGTGCCGTTCCCCTCCGAGCGCGTCGTGTCCATCAAGGTCGCCGACGGCCACGAGGCCGGGCGCGTCCGCACCATTTACCCGGGACGCAACACCTCTTGGACGCTCGCCCACCAGGCACTTGCTGACCGTCTCCCGACCGGAACCCTCCACGCCGGGAAGCGGGTCGTCGCCCTCGACGACAACAGCGGTCCCATCGAGCTGCAGTTTGCCGACGGCGACCACGTCACAGCCGATCTCGTCGCCTTCGCCGACGGGCGCCGCTCGACCGGGCGCAAGCTGATCGACCCGTCCCGCGCCCTCCACTATGCGGGATATGTCGCCTGGCGCGGCCAGACGCCGTGGTACCCGCCCGGGATCCGCGACTTCACCCGGGTCGAGCCCGCCGGCACCCAATTCACCATGTTCCCCATCATGCGCCCGGACGGGAGCATCGCCACCGACTGGACGTTCTACCTCGACCTGCCAACCGAGGAATTCCGCGACCTCATCGGGGCAGCCCCCACCGCTCGTACCTTCGTGCTCCCCCACCAGATAACCCCCGAGGCCCGCCGACTGGTCCTCAATCAGGCAGAGCACCTGCTCCCACCCGAGGACGCCCACATCGTCGCGGACAGCACGACCTGGATGGCCGCCCCTATCGTGGACATCGACCCGCCCGAGAAGATGGTCCATCGCGTCGGCCGGGCGCATGCTGTACTACTGGGTGACGCGCTTGCCCCGGTGAGGCCGCATACGGCACGCGGGGCGAACAACGGCATCGAGCAGGCGGCCGGGCTCGTTACCGCTTTGCATCAGCACCGCCGGTATGGGGCCGACCTCGCCGCCGCTCTCAGCGGGTGGGAACAGAGGTCCTTGCCCGGCGTCGAGCATTGGATCCGGCTCGGCCCGAAGCTTGGAAGGGCACTGGGCCTCGGCATGGCACAGGAGAGGCAGCGAGCGTGA
- a CDS encoding C40 family peptidase, whose product MTPGDGIVFKTIAAGGGLITGIVLLAGMAGGGQYAAAQADKPTLTASACAYADQSADQRHNSSQRVSTAARARRAQTSERPEPAESISLSPRDNEIIKSSLQTAISLGINKSAVVADVATGLKAGQLTSAKINGDPTKAAEQIVTRIANTLCVELSKNAENVTDSAISVMGRGAIALAAALEMRGTPYSWGGGGPSGPSYGIGRGANTKGFDCSGLTEYAWARAGVRIGSTTYEQVRAGATISRAQIKPGDLIFYETDSSRPGPDHVGLAINDKEMVNAPYTGATVRIDPIDRPGYVGAARPG is encoded by the coding sequence ATGACTCCGGGGGACGGCATCGTCTTCAAGACCATCGCCGCAGGCGGGGGTCTCATCACCGGTATCGTCCTGCTCGCCGGAATGGCCGGCGGAGGCCAGTACGCCGCTGCCCAGGCGGACAAGCCCACCCTCACGGCCTCTGCCTGCGCCTACGCCGATCAGTCTGCTGATCAACGGCACAACTCCTCCCAGAGAGTGTCGACGGCCGCGAGAGCGCGACGGGCGCAGACCAGCGAGCGACCAGAACCCGCTGAATCGATCAGCCTGTCACCCCGCGATAACGAGATCATCAAATCCAGCTTGCAGACCGCGATCTCCTTAGGTATCAACAAGAGCGCGGTCGTCGCGGACGTAGCGACGGGACTCAAGGCCGGCCAACTAACCAGCGCCAAGATCAACGGCGATCCGACAAAGGCCGCTGAGCAGATTGTCACGAGGATCGCGAACACGCTCTGTGTGGAGCTCAGCAAGAACGCCGAGAACGTCACCGACTCAGCGATCAGCGTGATGGGGCGAGGAGCGATTGCCCTTGCCGCGGCACTAGAGATGCGGGGGACGCCGTATAGCTGGGGAGGAGGCGGACCTTCCGGACCGTCGTACGGAATAGGGCGGGGCGCGAACACGAAGGGCTTCGACTGTTCCGGGCTCACAGAATACGCCTGGGCCAGGGCCGGGGTCCGCATCGGCAGCACCACTTATGAGCAGGTCAGAGCCGGAGCCACCATCTCCCGTGCTCAGATCAAGCCCGGCGACCTGATCTTCTATGAGACCGACTCGTCCCGGCCCGGCCCCGACCACGTCGGCCTCGCGATCAACGACAAGGAGATGGTCAACGCGCCCTACACCGGCGCCACGGTCAGGATCGATCCCATCGATCGCCCAGGCTATGTCGGAGCCGCCCGGCCTGGATGA
- a CDS encoding replication-relaxation family protein, translating into MKEIIVSATRYTPKMLIELAVRLTDRDRQLIRLIHEFRVLTSPQVSEMFFDTDDAARRRLLTLTRMGILERFRPNLPPAMGTAPYHYVIGETAAAVLASEDGVDMANFGYRRDRVTGIAFSSQLAHTVGTNDIAASLYGYARRHPGAEVIIWWPEHRCTKEWAPTARPDAYARWSEDGHRIEFFLEYDTGTEPLDRVAHKLEGYAELTEATRIVTPVLFWVQGDRRETNLRKKLKQHPAHMFVPVATGHAAALDHLVNDGPAGALWLPTDTDGPRHRLAYLAQHWPGLGPQQPPEPPEDDEE; encoded by the coding sequence GTGAAGGAGATCATCGTGTCCGCAACGCGCTACACCCCGAAAATGCTTATCGAGCTGGCCGTCCGCCTCACCGATCGCGACCGCCAACTCATCCGCCTGATCCACGAATTCCGCGTCCTGACCTCCCCACAGGTCAGCGAGATGTTCTTCGACACCGACGACGCAGCGCGCCGACGACTGCTCACGCTGACCCGCATGGGCATCCTGGAGCGCTTCCGGCCCAACCTCCCGCCCGCCATGGGAACAGCTCCGTACCACTACGTCATCGGCGAGACCGCCGCCGCTGTGCTCGCCTCCGAGGACGGCGTCGACATGGCCAACTTCGGCTACCGCCGCGACCGCGTCACCGGCATCGCCTTCAGCTCGCAACTGGCGCACACCGTAGGCACCAACGACATTGCCGCCAGCCTGTACGGCTATGCTCGCCGCCACCCCGGAGCCGAAGTGATCATCTGGTGGCCCGAACACCGCTGCACGAAGGAATGGGCTCCGACTGCGCGCCCGGACGCCTACGCTCGCTGGAGCGAGGACGGTCACCGCATCGAGTTCTTCCTGGAGTACGACACCGGTACCGAACCCCTGGATCGTGTCGCCCACAAGCTTGAGGGCTACGCCGAACTCACCGAGGCCACCCGCATCGTCACCCCTGTCCTCTTCTGGGTGCAGGGCGATCGCCGCGAGACCAATCTCCGCAAGAAGCTCAAGCAGCACCCGGCGCATATGTTCGTGCCCGTTGCTACAGGCCATGCCGCCGCCCTCGATCATCTCGTCAACGACGGCCCCGCTGGCGCTCTGTGGTTGCCCACCGACACCGACGGGCCTCGCCACCGGCTCGCCTACCTCGCTCAGCACTGGCCGGGACTCGGACCCCAGCAGCCACCTGAGCCGCCGGAGGATGACGAGGAATGA